The DNA window CGTTCGAGCCCGGCTGTATCACGATGCAGGCTTTGATACATGGGAAGAGATTGCGCGATGGCAACCCGAGAAGATGCGTGAAAAGCTCAGCCGATACATAAAGGAGACAGGTTTCGAAGGCATACCGCCCACCCCAAAGGAAGCGGCTAATGCTGTGGCTACTGCCAAAAAGATGCCCAGGATTGTGGAGTGGTAAAGCTGATTTCTTATGATTGAAATCAAAAGACTTACGCAAGACGATGTGAATCTCGTTACGGAAATCGTTTCAAGATTCTGGCCCCAAGGTAAGCTCAACGGGGATTTCCTCAAGAAAGATTCAAATCATCTGCTTGTCGCATACGTCGAGGGGAATCTCGCAGGATTCCTCTACGCCTACGAACTAGAAAGGATCGAAACGGATAAGCCGATGATGTTTTTCTACTCCATCGACGTCCTGCCAGAGTATCACAGGAAGGGTATAGGCAAGCGTTTGATCTCCGAGCTCAAGCTGATCTGTTCCGAACGTCATGTGTCAAAGATGTATGTTCTGACAGATGAGGCTAACGTTGCCGCCATGAAGCTCTATGAGTCCACAGGAGGCTTAAGGCAGTCGCCGGATTCGTTGCTCTTTCTCTACAAGGAGTGGGTATGAAAACGGTCGTCGTCTACCGCTCCAGGAGCGGGAACACAAAGGGTATCGCCGAGTTGATGGCGAAGAAACTAGGAACAAAGGCTCTGCCCGTCAATCTCATATCAAAAAAGGGGGAGGGGTTCGAAGGAGGAGCAAGAAAAGGAGAAGCTTTTTTTGAAGAGGCACTTGAAGCATGTAAGGGTGCAGACCTTGCGATCGTGGGCACCTCTGTCAGTTCCCGCAAGCGCACTCCAATATCACGAGATTTATAAAACAGGTCGAAGCCAAGAACGTCGGTCTTTTCTGTACATATATTAATAAGATGGGGACTACTTTGTATGATCTTCGAACTCTCCTTAAAGAGAGGGGAATTAATATAGCAGGAACCGCCGACTTCGGAAGTCTGAATAACGGTCAGTTCGAAGGTCTGGATGAATTGACGCGAAATAATTATGTTAAGAAATTAGAGGAATTTACAGAAAGATGTCTGAAAGCGGTTTCATGAAGCCGCGGGTCGTCATCATACCATACAAACCCCAGTGGCCCTGGATCTTCAAAGAAGAGAAGAAAGAAGTCCTCAACACTCTTGAGGACAAAGCATTAGTCGTCGAGCATATCGGAAGCACATCGGTTCCGGGTCTGGGAGCCAAGGATATCGTTGATATGGTGGTTGGTGTCAAGGACCGCCAGGCGGCTGAGGATTGCCGCATTATGCTCGAATCCATTGACTATACTGAAGTGACCCCGGAACCAGGTCATACAGAATGGTTCTACTGTTTGGGTAAAACCCCTGGCATCACTCCACGTTTCCACCTTCACCTCATGAAGTTTCCCAGCCCGTTCTTCGCAAAACACATTTTGTTCCGCAACTACCTGAGATCCAACAAGAAAGTCCGAGACGAATATTACGAACTAAAGAAAAGACTTGCTGATAAATACGGTCGAGATCGTGAAGGGTACACGGGCGCAAAGACTGAATTCATCGAGAGAATCATTCTCATAGCGCGAGAGCGAATCCTTTAATTTCTCGCAATCATAAGTATAATAACGATTCAAACCTAGTAAATCCTTTCGGCGTGACTATCAAACGGTCAAGGAGGAGAAACCAGTCATGATTGTGATGAAGTTCGGCGGTGCGTCGCTTAAAGATGCCGAAGCCATCAATCGCACGCGGGAAATTATTGCTTCGAGGATAGATAAAAATCCAGTTGTTGTGGTTTCCGCCTTTGGAGGCATAACGGACATGCTTTACGAATTGACCGACGCCATGCTTTCAAGACGCACCGATAAGGCTCGCGGTAAAGTCTCTCTTATATATGAATACTGCAGAAGATTGATGGATGAAACTCTTTCGAATAAGTTATCAAGAGGCAAAGCTGAGGTTATAATCGATGAAAACATCTCGCGGCTCAAAAAGCTTATCTCGGGCATTGAGGCAGTGGAAGAAGTGAGCGCCAGAAGCAGGGACATGATTCTTGGGTCTGGCGAGTTGATTTCGGCGCCCCTTATCACTCTTGTCCTCTCCTGCAACGGCATCGGCTGCGAGTACGTGGATCCGCGCGAGTTAATTCTTACCGACAGCGAGCATGGAGCCGCCAATCCTAGTCTCGGAGAAATCAAAGAAAGATGCCAGCAACGTCTTGTTCCTGTGGTTGTAGGGGGAACCGTTCCGGTTGTCGGAGGATTCGTGGGATGCTCCCCTGACGGCGCCTTGACGACCCTTGGGCGAGGGGGTTCAGACCTTACAGCATCCGTTATCGCACTCTCAATCGGCGCCGATAGTCTCGAATTCTGGAAGGACGTGGACGGCATCCTCGCGGCCGATCCCCGCATCGTTCCTCGCGCCCGACCCGTCAGAAGAATCACGTTTCAGGAGGCAGCCGAGCTGGCATTTCTTGGCGCAAAGGTTCTGCATCCGGCGTCAATCCAGCCCGCGGTTGAAGCCGGGATTCCTGTCAAGGTTCTTAATTTTAACCGTCCTTCGTCTCCGGGGACAATGATTCTTGAGAGCATGGATGCAGTTCCCGGCTCGATTGAGCAATCGCCACCTATATCGTCCATTGCATACAAACGCAATCAGCTGATGGTCAACGTGTTTTCCACCCGGATGCTGGGCGCGCGCGGGTTCCTGCGCAGGGTGTTCGAGGTGTTCGACCGCATCGGCCTTTCCGTTGACCATATCGCAACCTCTGAAGTCAACGTTACGGTAACTCTATCAGCAACCGACCGCATTCGCGAACTTGAAAAAGAATTAAACGAAGTCGCAGTGGTGAGAGTCGAGGAGGGTGTCGGAATAGTCAGCGTAGTCGGCAGAAACCTTCCTCATACCCCGGGTGTCGCCCGGCGCATCTTTTCGGCCCTTGCCGATTTCAACATTAAACTAATTACCTACGGCGGCTCAGGCGTGAACCTCTCCATGGTGGTTGCCGACGGGGATGTTACCGGTGCCGTGAGGGTTCTGCACGAGGAACTAATCCCTGAAACCGGAGGAGAAGATGCATAGCTTTACGAGGCGCGGAAAAGAGCTTTTCTGCGAGGATGTAGCCCTATCCGAGCTTGCGCACCGCTACGGAACTCCTCTTTACGTCTACAGCCACGCTGCCCTCACCAGACACTATCAGGCGTACGAAGAGGCTTTCGCAGGCATCTCCCACATCATCTGCTATGCGGTAAAAGCTAATCCAAGCGGCGCCATTCTCAATACGCTTGGAGAGATGGGTTCGGGCGCTGATATCGTATCCGGCGGAGAGCTTTACCGCGCCATGCGTGCGGGGATACCTGCGTCCCGCATCGTTTACTCCGGCGTGGGCAAGACGAAAAGGGAGACGGAGGAAGCTCTCGATGCCGATATCCTCATGTTCAACATAGAGTCATTCACCGAGCTTAGCGTGCTGAACGAGACGGCAGGCCGTATGGGGAAGAAAGCGCGGATATCCCTCCGCATAAACCCTGATATAGATCCAGTAACCCACCCGTATATTTCAACCGGACTCAGAAAAAGCAAATTCGGCATCCCGTTTGAAGCAGCGCTGGAAGGATACAAAAGGGCGGGCAGACTCACAAACATCGAGATAGCAGGTGTAGACTGCCACATAGGTTCGCAGCTCATGCTCCTTGAACCTTTCAAGCAGGCAATACGCAGGCTCCTTTCTCTGGCTGGCGAACTCAGATCGCAGGGCTATGGAATCGCGCTCTTGGACATCGGCGGAGGACTTGGAATACCCTATGCGGACGAGAAACCACCTTCACCTGGTGAGTACGCTAAGGCCGTTGCCGATGTTCTGGGAAATGAAAAGCTGAAGCTCTTAATCGAGCCTGGCCGCAGCATAGTGGGCAACGCCGGAATACTTCTCACCCAGGTGCTCTACACTAAGAAGGGCGAGGGTAAAAGATTCGTCATAGTCGATGCGGGCATGAACGACTTTATTAGACCCTGCCTCTACGACGCTTACCATGAGATAGTGCATGTCTATGAAGTCGATAGAAGCATGGAATTATGCGATATCGTAGGTCCTGTATGCGAGTCAGGGGACTTTTTTGCACTTAACCGGACGCTTCCCGGGTGCGTAAGGGGCGACCTGCTTGCCGTTATGAGCGCGGGCGCCTACGGTTCGTCTATGTCGTCAGTCTATAACTCCCGGCCCCTGGCTGCGGAGGCGCTCGTAAAGGGAAGCGCATCTGCAATAATAAGAGAACGCGGCACTTATTCGGATTTAACAAGCATGGAAGCAATCCCTGAGTTGTAAGCCACCCTCTTGACAAATCAATAAAATTATTTAGAATCATTATTAATTGATAAACAGGCAGGTTTAGAAAGGGCTTTTGAAGTTCAAGCGTCAGTAAAATGCTGATGCAAAAATGTCAAACGGCTTTACGCCAGAAAGATTAAAGAGGTGAATGATGGCCAGAAGCATAAATGTATTAGCCATTCTTGTGTTGCCCATGCTTGGGTCAACATGCTCGAACAACGAACCAACGCCTTCTCTTTTAATAATAGATCATACATGCGCGGACCTTTCCAAGATACCTGATGAATGGATAGATTCAGCTCAGGCTAAGCTAAGGCTTCACTACGCTCACACATCACACGGCGGACAGCTGACCGTCGGGCTTGAGCGAATCGAGGAAGCGGACGCCAAGTACAGCTACGCGTTAAATTACAGCAGCCTGCCTAACGAAGCGGGCGCCCTCTGCATCTTCGACGGCCAGGAGGATGAGACCTACATTACCCCCGAGCTTTACTGGAGCACGAAAGAGGGCATGGATAATACGAGAGACGTCCTCAACCATAATCCTTCAATCAATCTTTGCATGTGGTCATGGTGCACGCAGCTTAACGGCTACTCGCTTGAGCAAACCCAGGCTTATATAGACTCAATAGTCAAGCTTGAAGCGGAGTTCCCGAACGTAACCTTCATCTATATGACCTGTAACGCTCAGGCTGAGGGCGGCGAAGGTTATAATCGCCACCAGAACAACGAGTTGATCCGCAATCACTGCAAGAACAACAAAAAGGTTCTTTTCGACTTTGCCGATCTTGACAGCTGGTACTACAACGGCTCCTCGTGGGAGCAAGCCACATACGAGTACGACGGTCACACGGTTCCATGCGAGCATGACCAATTCCACGGCGACGAAGCTGCACACACAACGTACTCTAGCTGTGAACAGAAGGGCAGAGCCTTATGGTGGATGATGGCCGTACTTGCAGGCTGGCAGGGCGGCTCTACAAAAATAGAAGAGAACCCTCGCCCTGTAAGTGAGGGGTTTTCTCTTTCAGCCAGTCAGTCCGCCATATCCTATATCCTTCCCTTGAACTCACACGGAGAAATCTGTCTCTATAACTCTAACGGCCAGCTTGTTCGCGTATTCGAAGCGAGCGCAGGCTCTCATACCATTAAATGGGACAGAAAAGACTTTCTCGATTCAGCAACACCCAAAGGAGTCTACTTCTGTCAGCTAAGGACGGCATCTCGAACAATCACCAGAAAATTACTTGTCATCGAGTGACACCTCCATCGCATCATCGGGTGCGTTAAAAAGGCGAAGGTAGAAGGCCGGCCCCAGACCGGCCTTCTACTTGCAAAGCATCCTACGTTCACGTTTCATCTCGGAAACCGTCTTATTATCCGTGATTCTCATAAATGCAATAGGTACTATCTAAATGCCCTATACGCCTTTTCATCTCGGACCTAGTCTGGCGCTTGGGGTATCCGTAAAACGCATAATCAATATCCCTGCTTTTCTGCTGGGCTCCATCCTGCTCGATTTAGAACCTTTCTTCATCTTCTATTTTCGTCTTGATCGGCCTCTGCACGGATTCTTTCACACC is part of the bacterium genome and encodes:
- a CDS encoding GrpB family protein encodes the protein MSESGFMKPRVVIIPYKPQWPWIFKEEKKEVLNTLEDKALVVEHIGSTSVPGLGAKDIVDMVVGVKDRQAAEDCRIMLESIDYTEVTPEPGHTEWFYCLGKTPGITPRFHLHLMKFPSPFFAKHILFRNYLRSNKKVRDEYYELKKRLADKYGRDREGYTGAKTEFIERIILIARERIL
- the lysA gene encoding diaminopimelate decarboxylase; protein product: MHSFTRRGKELFCEDVALSELAHRYGTPLYVYSHAALTRHYQAYEEAFAGISHIICYAVKANPSGAILNTLGEMGSGADIVSGGELYRAMRAGIPASRIVYSGVGKTKRETEEALDADILMFNIESFTELSVLNETAGRMGKKARISLRINPDIDPVTHPYISTGLRKSKFGIPFEAALEGYKRAGRLTNIEIAGVDCHIGSQLMLLEPFKQAIRRLLSLAGELRSQGYGIALLDIGGGLGIPYADEKPPSPGEYAKAVADVLGNEKLKLLIEPGRSIVGNAGILLTQVLYTKKGEGKRFVIVDAGMNDFIRPCLYDAYHEIVHVYEVDRSMELCDIVGPVCESGDFFALNRTLPGCVRGDLLAVMSAGAYGSSMSSVYNSRPLAAEALVKGSASAIIRERGTYSDLTSMEAIPEL
- a CDS encoding T9SS type A sorting domain-containing protein, with protein sequence MMARSINVLAILVLPMLGSTCSNNEPTPSLLIIDHTCADLSKIPDEWIDSAQAKLRLHYAHTSHGGQLTVGLERIEEADAKYSYALNYSSLPNEAGALCIFDGQEDETYITPELYWSTKEGMDNTRDVLNHNPSINLCMWSWCTQLNGYSLEQTQAYIDSIVKLEAEFPNVTFIYMTCNAQAEGGEGYNRHQNNELIRNHCKNNKKVLFDFADLDSWYYNGSSWEQATYEYDGHTVPCEHDQFHGDEAAHTTYSSCEQKGRALWWMMAVLAGWQGGSTKIEENPRPVSEGFSLSASQSAISYILPLNSHGEICLYNSNGQLVRVFEASAGSHTIKWDRKDFLDSATPKGVYFCQLRTASRTITRKLLVIE
- a CDS encoding aspartate kinase, whose product is MIVMKFGGASLKDAEAINRTREIIASRIDKNPVVVVSAFGGITDMLYELTDAMLSRRTDKARGKVSLIYEYCRRLMDETLSNKLSRGKAEVIIDENISRLKKLISGIEAVEEVSARSRDMILGSGELISAPLITLVLSCNGIGCEYVDPRELILTDSEHGAANPSLGEIKERCQQRLVPVVVGGTVPVVGGFVGCSPDGALTTLGRGGSDLTASVIALSIGADSLEFWKDVDGILAADPRIVPRARPVRRITFQEAAELAFLGAKVLHPASIQPAVEAGIPVKVLNFNRPSSPGTMILESMDAVPGSIEQSPPISSIAYKRNQLMVNVFSTRMLGARGFLRRVFEVFDRIGLSVDHIATSEVNVTVTLSATDRIRELEKELNEVAVVRVEEGVGIVSVVGRNLPHTPGVARRIFSALADFNIKLITYGGSGVNLSMVVADGDVTGAVRVLHEELIPETGGEDA
- a CDS encoding GNAT family N-acetyltransferase — encoded protein: MIEIKRLTQDDVNLVTEIVSRFWPQGKLNGDFLKKDSNHLLVAYVEGNLAGFLYAYELERIETDKPMMFFYSIDVLPEYHRKGIGKRLISELKLICSERHVSKMYVLTDEANVAAMKLYESTGGLRQSPDSLLFLYKEWV
- a CDS encoding flavodoxin family protein, with product MKTVVVYRSRSGNTKGIAELMAKKLGTKALPVNLISKKGEGFEGGARKGEAFFEEALEACKGADLAIVGTSVSSRKRTPISRDL